The DNA window gCAAATTCTGGCATTTCATTGCATGCTTCTACCATCAATCCCCTGGATCACTGCTGTCACTTCCTTGCCCAGACTTCCACAAAACCACTggttattccttcttttttaccTATCGGCTCTGGTAAAGCAGGCATAGTGTCCACGTTAGTAAGTCACAACAATCTTATCAAGTCAACTCTGCAAGACAACATGTCAGTTGGAAAGCAGTTGCTTTATCTTTAATTAGAAACTGGTGCGTTAAAACCAGTTTTGATAAACTGGATGTTTTGAAATAAGCTGCTCTGGACAAGAACTGACTAAAACATTCTCAGGCCCATTGGTAGATGTCTTCAACAACTCCTAGAGGAGATGCATGGTTTCAGAAGCCTGGAGAAGGGCAAATATACTGTCCaccaattgaaaaaaaaaaaaaaaaagagagaacaacagGAAATGGGAATTAGGACTAGTCTTTTAAAGTTAATCTCAGAAAAGTGGGGATCAAATAATCAAATAAAGAACCTAAGTACCTAGAAAATAGCAGAGAGATTTGCGGACGTCGTTATGGGTTTCATAGTGCCAATATGCTGACTCTAGCTGGTTTGTATTAatgcttctattttcttttctctttcctctaaCTTCTGTATACCTTTCGTTTTCAGACCGGTGATAATTCCCTCTATAAAGGCATGGAAAGCATACAGGACATTATGTGACTCTCAGAAAGAAACACCTTCAGCAATACGCCAGCGTGAGCACATTTCACTTGTTGGTGCTCCTGGGTGATACAGTGACATGTTGATGTACCATAACTCCTTTGACACATGGCACAACATTTCTAATTTTCACCAACGTTTCGAATTTTATTGGAAGCCCAGCTCGATCCGGGTGTGTTAAACCCAGCCTCAGGCATGCAGTGACTGTGTGACACCACCGGCTGCcattttgggggggtggggtggcgCAGGGAGCTTCTCACTGCAGAGAAAGGCCTGAAACATTCCattataaaaacacaaaagaagaaaataaattttaaatgtttatgtaTTTAACTGCTAAAATCTCTTAAACCAACGTTACAATTTCTGGTAAATAAAACATGCGTTCCTCAAAATAATCTACGACCTCAACACCTCGCCACAGCCCCTCTCGGAGGACGTGCGGGGTTCTACATCGCGTTAAGATGGCCGTCGAGGGACCCAAGACCACAACTCCCAGCAAGCCGCGCGCCATCTCGCCTTCTGATTGGTTGCATAGGCCCGCGGGAAGCCAATAAACATCAGAGGCTTTCCGCCTTTCTTGGAGGGTGTGGTTTGTACTGGTGGTGCATGACGGGAGTTGTAGGCACCTTGCGGTCCCGGCGGCGGTCGCTTGGGGACGGCTCGAGCGATGACGCctgcgcggcggcggccggcgaACGCGGCGCGTGGCAGGAAGCGGAAGGGGGCGGCCGGGATCGATCCCTGACGTGTCCATCGGAGGCCGCCGCTGCCGTTCGCTCTTCGCTCCCGTCCGGCGGCCGCCATGGGCAGTGAGTACCGGGGCGTCTCGGCTGGGGGGTTCCCGCGGGGTGTGTGACGGCCGAGGGGCCGCGGCTGGGCCACCGGCTCCCCCCCACAGGCACCTTGGGGTGGGCCCTCCTCACGGGCGGTGTGGcggcccgctcccgccgccgcccgccccatgGCTGCTGGCGGCCAGGGCGGCGGGGAGCCGCTCTGAGGGGCCGCTCTGAGGAGCCCCTAGGCTGGGCCCGCGACCCTCGGGGCTGCACGCCGCCGGCGTTGCTCCTTCCGCGGCTGGTTCACCTTCCTCTCCTTTGGAGGCTCcgtctggatttttttctttttttccctctcgCTGTTAAAGGTCCCGTTTCCTGGTTATGGCAGATCTTACTCTGTGGTGCCCGGGCCGGCACTCCCGAACCCAGCCGTCCTAGGCTGGGGTGTTCCCGGTGCGGTGCGAGGCAGGGGGAGGTCGTTTGCCATAACGCCTTAagccaaaaaaattaattacactgTCAGAATAAGCCATAGACAGTGATCTGCAGTCTAGAATTAATCCGAGTGAGGAGAGCCTGTTACCTAGAGGAAGGGCTGCTTGGAAAGCGTCTTAGTCTGTGTGGTTTTGTAGACATACTTTTCTACGTACTTTTCTACTCTACTATGTAGAGTAACTTTTCAGGTAATTAATAGTTTGAAGTTAAATAAGTAGCTTTTATGGGCTGGTCTTAAAGTGTTACAAAATTGACGCTAAAGTTGTTGCCTTCTGTAAAGAATTAGAAAGCCACCTGTAGTTTCAATTCTTCTACGTTGTTGTATGTCTTTTAGTTCAAATCAGTCCAAAATACGCGTGCAGTCTTAAATTTGTCATAAGTTTAGCATTAACTGTTCAAAATCAGATCTCTCTGCTCATAGGAGAACTTGTGACTTTGCAGATCTCTTCTTTTGTATGCTTTTTTGTTAAGACTGAGACAACTTTCACTCTTCTGATCTAAGGATGTGGCCTTTTGACTAGGTGATCATTGCGTGAGGTGTTCTGTAAAGTAACTTGAATTGTTGCTTATGTGGGAATTCTTAAGCTGTATGGCCCAAAAGTAACCCCTGAGTTAAAACTACCTTGGGTATTGCATTTCTCAAATATCAGGATAGGGGAGAATctattattaaataaatgttcAAGTGTATCGATAAAATCATACAAAACAATTataggggttttttgtggtgtcAGCCTACTTGGTAAAAGGAGAAAActcctgactttttttccccttatttccAGTCCATATTGTACTTATAGAGAGGTTCAGCTAGTAAGATATACTTAGAACAGATAAGAATTtgattcaattaaaaaaaaaaaaaaaaaaaacaaacctttgaCCTTAACTGGAACTTTTAACATATAAACTATGTGtccaaattaaattttacttGAGCTTTTCCCAGTGTTCTTTGCATCTGTGTGTTCACTTTATCTTTTAACTAATTTCCGTACAGTAAAATTTCTTGAAGTAATCAAGCCCTTCTGTGTTATCTTGCCTGAAATCCAAAAACCAGAACGGAAGGTAAGTTAATAAAATACTCTTCATAGGTCTGTATTTGTGTAGTATTGAATGTTTACAGCTTAGTTTGCATTTAtaggatttggggtttttttcccgtTGGGAGAATGGCAGGTTTTAGGCTCACCTGCTTTTAGTGGAGTGCTTGTCTAGTACATCCTGTACCCTAGATGTAGTTGTACAAGAACGTATTTGCTGGTGCAGGTATGGTTATGCCACAGCAGTGAGTCGTGAGAAGTTGAAAGAAGTAAATACTGGAGTGTAAGCTAGAGTAGTTTAAAACAGCAGCTTGAAAAATCTTTGCTTCTCAAGTTCTAATCTAAGGTTACTTGCTAAGATAAgcttctctatttttcttttttaacactagaagctttttcttgtgaaaatgTAAGATTCATTTCTGTGCAAGTACTGGAATTACCTTCCATTGGTGTAAGCTTATTTATCTGGATtcagatttcagtaaagctttatCACTTTCTTCGGCCTTATACAGTATGAAAAGTATGAAGAGTGAGTTATTGTCTTTAGGATGTCCTGTGCTTTGTCTCTTTGCAAGAAGATCAAGTGTGCTTTAGCTACTGTAAAAGTTTTCCTGATTGACTAGATCTTACTATCTTGACAACAATATcatcttttgttgtttttgtggtttgtgtttttccccctttagattcagtttaaagaaaaggtaCTATGGACAGCTATCACACTCTTCATCTTTTTAGTATGCTGCCAGGTatgtttctttcccttgtttttaagagctgaaatttttaaaggatgttATGAAGTCTCTAATTTaaccctttttttctctgttggttGGAAATGCAGATTCCCTTGTTTGGTATCATGTCATCAGACTCAGCAGATCCTTTCTACTGGATGAGAGTGATTTTGGCATCAAATAGAGGTATGGCTTTTCAGGAGAGAATGTTTTTAGCTTGgatcaaaacatttttggaCTTGTTCATACATTGCATCTATTTTAATGAAGATAAAAACTGCAGTAGAGGaggaaaagtgatttttatatattatgtaAAATCATAAACCAGTGTGGCATTGGGAAAGCCACAACTTTGTGGGCAAAATGAGCTTATGGTTGGCTGTGTGCGATCTATTATAGGTGCAAAAACTATAAGCAGCATTTTGGAGGGAAAAGGGTTAGGCAAGAGACAGTTCCTAATTACCTGCATCACTGCTGTTGTAATCTTCTGTATATATTTCAAGCTTTTTGATTCATGTTTCAAACCATATTATACGTGTGTTGTGGTTTTCTCGGTGATATCTTTGTCTCACAGAAGATTAAAATTCATGATAGCTTGTataaatttcagtttcttgttGAGGCTTTATAATGCAGCTATGAATTAAGAATGGTGACAGTTTCCTGAATTCACTTTGTCCATATATATCATTTGGACTATCTATCAGTTTGTCTCATAATGAGATGTGCATATATGCAGGCATGCAACTTGGTGCACTCCTGAAAAAAGTTTGGGTTTTCCTGCTTATAATTACAAATAATAAAGTGACTGATTgttaaaggcagaaaacaaattccTACATTGTTTTATGCAGAGTAAATCTGTTCCTGACAGCAAAGATCTTTTTCAGCAAATGTAGTTTTTGAGGTATTGAGAAGTTCTGCACTACTTACCAGTCTTTTAAAGAGCTTCTGTTATCATTGAAACCTTTTGCATTTATGGGATTCTGGAGTGTTATATCTTCTCCATCATGATGCAAGGGgtggaaaaaacaaactttgcCCTCCAAAGGTGCCTGGTATGGCACAccccattattttctttcattttcttcctgtgccTGGCAGGTACGTTGATGGAGCTGGGTATTTCACCTATTGTCACTTCTGGGCTCATCATGCAGCTCTTGGCTGGTGCCAAGATAATTGAAGTTGGTGACACACCGAAGGACAGAGCTCTCTTCAATGGAGCACAGAAATGTAAGTAACAGTTTATATGAAAGGCTGATGTTTTAGAGTATCTAACCCTAACAATAGGAAGTGTAAACTTACCATGTGATGAATATTGGAATCAGATATCTGAGTTTCTGTCATGCTGTGTGTTCGTGTTGTGCTACAGGTGTCTGTACTTCATTAGTCTTTTTCTGACTGCTCTCTGGCTTGTTAGAAGTTAAGCTTCAGATAGGTTTGTAAAGGAAAAGTATCGGCAATTGGCATTGCTGCTGTAACCTCATCAAATAAACTAAGCAATATGTAGACTGTGGGGACCCAACCTTTGAACTGTGCTGGTCAGTGTTAACCTAAAAAAGCTGATTAAGATGTTTGTTGTAGTTGTTTTCATCTTGCAGTTTCAAGCATGGTTCTTTCTCAGCAATAAGACATCTCTGTGCTCACTTGATAAATGGCTTTTAGAAAAATTTGACTATTCTTTAGCTATTTTGTGCTATACCACACTACTTACTGAtgtttttactggaaaaaaagaatcataaaTTGCTATGGTAACATCTTAATGCCCTCAGAGTTTTCAATATCTAAAGCAATCTTTGGTAATCAAAACCATTGCTTCTAAGtgtatttgtttctgaaatgtctgtgtgtgtttgtattttcagtgcCAGATTTCAGACAACAAACTTAACTTGCACTTGAATTTAAACATCCCATTACTTATGTATTCTTCCCCAACTCTCTCTACAAAAGAGTGATTTATATTTCTCTGATTGCCTACTGACGTAAATCTCCAGAAcaaatacatacttttttttttgtattctacAGTGTTTGGAATGATCATTACTATTGGACAGTCTATTGTCTATGTAATGACTGGAATGTATGGAGACCCATCTGAGATGGGGGCTGGTATCTGCTTGCTTATCACGATTCAGGTAATTTGTAGTCCTCTCTACTTATTCCCCCTCTGAAAGAATCAAAAAATCAGCCTTATGGACTGCCTGCCCcacatgcaaagaaaaaaaatcaaagtgtgCCTGCTTCCTCATGTATATAGATTTTCCTTATGTTTTAGTAAAAGTCaatttttcaacagaaattaaaaagggatGGGACTGatgctgtacttttttttttactgtagctTTTTGTTGCTGGATTGATAGTTCTGCTGTTGGACGAGCTCCTACAGAAAGGATATGGTCTTGGTTCCGGCATCTCTCTCTTCATTGCTACCAATATCTGTGAGACTATTGTGTGGAAGGCATTCAGCCCCACCACAGTGAATACAGGGAGAGGTAATATGGCATAGTTCCTTTTCTTTACTTGCATTAGGATGAATTATTCATCAGATGAAACATAAAAAACCAAGTAGCTTCCCCCCCATGTTAGTTTAAAATTACAGTTCTTTAGATTCTTATATAGAATAGTACAGTcgtcatttaaaatataaaaatgtcagtggcagaaaagtctgaattttgtacaaaaaggcaaaatctttttattttttcagtatgtgAAGTTCAGTGGCAAATGCTGTTACTAGCATCTTAGCTATGCAGTTGCCACGTGGTGAATTTGCTAATAGAGCAAGTGCTCCTGTGCAAGGTGCAAgtacatttctgtttcattttgtagTATCTTGCAAGATATTTCCTCAACTTGAATTTCTTAGAGTGTCTCCATTAGAACTCGATAATGGTCAACTGCTGTTATATTATGGCTGCTGCCCAACTTACTGACAAATATCATCTGTTTGTTTCTGCTCCTTGAATGTCTGTCTTTTTGCTCCAAAGACCTTATTCTTCAAACCTGACAGGAGGTGgccttgtttggttttgtataGTAGAAAACATAAGTGAGGTTATCACGTTTGCTGTAATACAAACAATAACTAGTGTCTCACCATGGATGAGAATAGAAAGCATCCTGCCTCcctcatttaatttaattttattaaattggGAAAGAACTTGCTGAACATCAATGTTTCTAGAGGCCAATAAAGTTATCCCATTCAATTATGGGTTGTGATTTAGTTTTTACAGTACTAcagggagatttttttaaaaaatcttcgAAATAACATAGCTGATAGAAGGGTGACAGTAGTAAAAATCTGAGAGCACGCTCAAGATGAAAAAGGCTTGGAGAAGTCCCATTCTGAATCTTGTAATTCAGAAGTATGCCTAATGAGACAAAACACTGAAGTTTGGAAGTAATTACAGCACACCTAacttggttttttcctttccaaggcATGGAATTTGAGGGAGCCATCATTGCTCTGTTCCATCTTCTGGCTACTCGTACAGACAAAGTCAGAGCTCTTCGTGAGGCCTTTTACCGTCAGAATCTCCCCAACCTTATGAATCTGATTGCTACCGTCTTTGTCTTTGCTATTGTAATATATTTCCAGGTCAGTTGGAATAA is part of the Phalacrocorax aristotelis chromosome 6, bGulAri2.1, whole genome shotgun sequence genome and encodes:
- the SEC61A1 gene encoding protein transport protein Sec61 subunit alpha yields the protein MGIKFLEVIKPFCVILPEIQKPERKIQFKEKVLWTAITLFIFLVCCQIPLFGIMSSDSADPFYWMRVILASNRGTLMELGISPIVTSGLIMQLLAGAKIIEVGDTPKDRALFNGAQKLFGMIITIGQSIVYVMTGMYGDPSEMGAGICLLITIQLFVAGLIVLLLDELLQKGYGLGSGISLFIATNICETIVWKAFSPTTVNTGRGMEFEGAIIALFHLLATRTDKVRALREAFYRQNLPNLMNLIATVFVFAIVIYFQGFRVDLPIKSARYRGQYNTYPIKLFYTSNIPIILQSALVSNLYVISQMLSARFSGNLLVSLLGTWSDTSSGGPARAYPVGGLCYYLSPPESFSSVLEDPVHAVVYIVFMLGSCAFFSKTWIEVSGSSAKDVAKQLKEQQMVMRGHRETSMVHELNRYIPTAAAFGGLCIGALSVLADFLGAIGSGTGILLAVTIIYQYFEIFVKEQSEVGSMGALLF